One segment of Erigeron canadensis isolate Cc75 chromosome 2, C_canadensis_v1, whole genome shotgun sequence DNA contains the following:
- the LOC122588538 gene encoding 60S ribosomal protein L36-3-like, whose translation MAPKQPNTGLFVGLNKGHVVTKKELAPRPSDRKGKTSKRTHFVRSLIREVAGQAPYEKRITELLKVGKDKRALKVAKRKLGTHKRAKKKREEMSNVLRKIRAGGGADKKK comes from the exons ATGGCTCCAAAGCAGCCTAATACAGGTCTTTTTGTTGGGTTGAACAAGGGTCATGTTGTGACCAAGAAGGAGTTGGCTCCTCGCCCGTCCGATAGGAAAGGC aaAACAAGCAAAAGGACACACTTTGTGAGGAGTTTGATTCGGGAAGTAGCTGGACAAGCACCATATGAGAAAAGGATTACTGAGTTGTTGAAGGTTGGCAAGGACAAGCGTGCTCTTAAGGTAGCTAAACGGAAGTTGGGTACCCACAAGAGGGCTAAGAAGAAGAGAGAGGAGATGTCCAATGTTCTTCGCAAGATCAG GGCTGGTGGAGGTGCCGATAAGAAAAAGTGA